From one Candidatus Rhodoluna planktonica genomic stretch:
- a CDS encoding NUDIX hydrolase — protein sequence MSETSAGGFVLAGDGSNRIALIGRENRSGRIDWCVPKGHPEGDETIEQAAIREIAEETGLEVEILQSLGSINYEFAAGNKLISKTVHHFLMRQLGGDLTVENDPQHEAVDVQWFALENLVDTLAHENERRLAKTAIEWIEQQR from the coding sequence GTGTCTGAGACGTCGGCCGGTGGCTTTGTTTTAGCCGGTGACGGTAGTAACCGAATTGCCCTGATCGGTCGTGAAAACCGCAGCGGTCGCATTGATTGGTGTGTTCCAAAGGGTCACCCCGAAGGCGACGAAACCATTGAGCAGGCAGCCATTCGCGAAATTGCCGAAGAGACCGGCCTCGAAGTTGAAATTTTGCAGTCGCTGGGTTCGATCAATTACGAATTTGCGGCCGGCAACAAATTGATTTCCAAAACCGTTCACCACTTTCTGATGCGGCAACTCGGCGGTGACCTGACAGTTGAAAACGATCCGCAGCACGAGGCAGTCGATGTGCAGTGGTTTGCGTTAGAAAACCTGGTTGACACTTTGGCCCACGAGAACGAACGTCGGCTTGCGAAGACGGCAATTGAATGGATCGAGCAGCAGCGGTGA
- the murJ gene encoding murein biosynthesis integral membrane protein MurJ: MSIARSSLIMASGTIISRILGFVRAVVLAAAIGVTTDAADAFGVANQLPNNVYAIIVGGVLNAVLVPQIVKARQNDDDGKGYVDRLLTFIITVFFAVTVVTTISAPFLVSIYTSGWDNNQLALATAFAYWCLPQLFFYGLYSLLGEVLNARSAFGPFMWAPVLNNLVSLAGLVAFLVIFGADPTGNRTVEQWSGEQVALLAGSATAGVVSQALILFVFWKRVGLKLNLNFKWRGFGLRPALKAASWSLAMVLVTQIGGLVQTVVASGAVAARTEDVAVASVAAAAIAWLVFMLPHSVATVSIATAYFTKMASHAHENRLDLLKADLLAGLRSIMLISVFATAALIVLAYPVARVFVGEYGGLVALGNVIIALMVGLVPFSFVYMMQRAFYAIEDTRSPFWFTVVQISLHIIGSITMSFTLPGQWLVVGLAALTSFTILVQGLLAYAMLRRKIGSLEGRKNAAAGSSFIISGLLSGLFGFVTLQLLGGTKANSFAVDSIVTAILTSILVGSVMLGSYVIALRLLRVPEVVTLSSNLATRFRR, encoded by the coding sequence TTGAGCATCGCCCGCTCCTCGCTGATTATGGCCAGCGGAACCATAATTTCACGCATCCTGGGTTTTGTTAGAGCAGTTGTTTTAGCCGCCGCAATTGGTGTCACCACGGATGCCGCCGACGCATTTGGTGTTGCTAATCAACTGCCCAACAACGTCTACGCCATTATCGTCGGCGGTGTGCTGAACGCGGTTTTGGTGCCGCAGATTGTTAAAGCGCGACAAAACGATGATGACGGCAAAGGCTACGTCGATCGGCTGCTGACTTTTATCATTACGGTTTTCTTCGCGGTCACGGTGGTGACCACAATTTCAGCGCCGTTCCTGGTTAGCATTTACACCAGCGGCTGGGATAACAATCAGCTGGCCCTAGCCACGGCGTTTGCCTACTGGTGTTTGCCGCAGTTGTTTTTTTACGGGCTCTACTCGCTTTTGGGCGAAGTGCTAAACGCTCGCAGTGCTTTTGGACCATTCATGTGGGCTCCGGTGTTGAACAATCTGGTTTCACTCGCCGGTTTAGTGGCCTTCCTGGTGATTTTTGGAGCCGACCCTACCGGCAATCGCACGGTTGAACAGTGGTCAGGTGAGCAGGTGGCTTTGCTGGCTGGTTCGGCTACTGCCGGAGTGGTTTCGCAGGCCCTGATTCTTTTTGTTTTCTGGAAGCGCGTCGGGCTAAAACTCAACTTAAATTTCAAATGGCGCGGTTTTGGGCTGCGACCAGCACTAAAGGCAGCCAGTTGGTCGCTGGCCATGGTTTTGGTCACTCAAATTGGCGGTCTGGTGCAAACCGTAGTTGCCTCGGGCGCCGTAGCGGCACGAACCGAAGATGTTGCGGTTGCCTCGGTGGCCGCAGCCGCAATCGCCTGGCTGGTCTTTATGTTGCCGCACTCGGTGGCAACGGTTTCTATTGCCACCGCCTATTTCACCAAGATGGCCTCGCATGCCCATGAAAATCGCTTAGACCTGCTGAAGGCAGATTTACTGGCCGGCTTGCGCAGCATCATGCTGATTTCAGTTTTCGCAACCGCAGCCCTAATTGTCTTGGCCTATCCGGTAGCCCGCGTTTTTGTTGGTGAATATGGCGGTTTGGTCGCTTTGGGCAACGTGATCATCGCGCTGATGGTAGGTCTGGTTCCATTTAGCTTCGTCTACATGATGCAGCGGGCTTTTTACGCCATCGAAGATACCCGCAGCCCGTTTTGGTTCACCGTGGTGCAGATTTCGCTGCACATCATCGGATCGATCACCATGTCGTTCACCCTGCCCGGCCAATGGCTGGTGGTGGGCTTAGCAGCACTAACTAGTTTCACCATTTTGGTGCAGGGTTTGCTCGCCTACGCCATGCTGCGTCGCAAAATAGGTTCACTTGAGGGACGCAAAAACGCAGCAGCAGGTTCCAGCTTTATTATTTCCGGTCTGCTCTCTGGTTTATTTGGTTTTGTTACGCTACAGCTGCTTGGGGGAACAAAAGCTAACTCCTTTGCGGTTGATTCAATTGTGACGGCAATCCTGACCTCAATTTTGGTGGGCAGTGTCATGCTGGGCAGTTACGTAATCGCTCTGCGTTTACTCAGAGTTCCAGAAGTGGTCACCTTGTCGAGTAATTTGGCCACCCGGTTCCGCCGGTAA
- a CDS encoding DUF6049 family protein has protein sequence MDRAAAVRFGGRIIGGIAAAVLSIGLAAPANAAVPEIKIIPGSTINLVAHESLVPVSIKNEFNADIRVFVHMRPSNARVRVPSAVEVVVPALTTINAQVPVQAVASGKVFMRVWLTTFSGIVLTDEIVLQMNVEPDLETIIFVTFGGSVAILLSLGVLRTLRKRQRRLAEEVQELN, from the coding sequence ATGGATCGAGCAGCAGCGGTGAGATTCGGTGGCCGAATAATTGGGGGGATTGCTGCGGCTGTCCTCTCTATCGGACTGGCTGCTCCAGCAAATGCTGCGGTTCCAGAGATCAAGATTATTCCCGGATCAACAATCAACCTGGTAGCCCACGAATCGCTGGTTCCGGTGAGCATCAAAAACGAATTCAACGCCGATATTAGAGTTTTTGTGCACATGCGCCCCAGCAATGCCCGAGTTCGAGTACCCAGCGCTGTTGAGGTTGTGGTGCCAGCCCTAACCACCATTAATGCCCAAGTTCCGGTGCAGGCAGTTGCCAGCGGCAAAGTTTTTATGCGGGTTTGGCTGACCACATTTTCAGGCATAGTGCTCACCGATGAGATCGTGCTGCAGATGAACGTCGAACCCGATCTTGAAACCATAATCTTCGTCACCTTCGGTGGTTCAGTCGCAATTCTGCTGTCTCTAGGTGTTCTGCGCACTTTGCGCAAACGGCAACGGCGCTTGGCCGAAGAAGTTCAGGAGCTGAATTGA